TAAGTGGGGTTCTTGGGTCCGGAAGGGAGTTTTAAGGAGTTTTAGGGTTAACCTAAAAATTTTTACGTAAGGGTCCGGAAGGGAAAGACGTAATACGGTTACACTCAACTGAAATAAAAATAGCAAAAATTATGAGAAAATGAGCCCTTTGCGGAGCGTTCAGTAATGTGTGTGTATCATTTGAAAAATAGACGATAATTCTATGAATAGTCGTGATAGAGAGAATAGCCTCAATTTTTAGAAAATCCACAAACTATTTGACCTATGAAGTATTCCTAAACTACTAAGTAAAATTACGTTCTCTTCATAGATAAATTCTCTTAAATCAATAAATAATAAATGCGATGCTTTTCATCGTATGCCGCTACTTTGGACACTCTCTTCTACTACTACGTCTAAAATGCGATGCTTTTCACTGTATGTGTAAACTCTTCTACTACCCTATAAAAGAGTTAAGTTCTCGTCCACTTCATCCCCCCTACATCCGTAGGGGGATCCGCTTCATCCTCATTATATTTATTTTAGATTGCTACATCTATATATTTTTCTGCAGTTGAGCTTATTTATCTTAAGTGTTTAAGAACCGTGTGTTTATCGGAATTGATAACTCAGGGGATTTTAAGGACTCATATTGGGTTATAGCGATTGTTGTGTCTTCTAGAAGTATGAATGAAATAATAGAGGAAGCAAGAAAGAAAATAAATAAGAGAATTATCTTTCACGCTACAAAGGACAGTAAGAGTGTGAGGAAAGCTTTCGTGGAGACGCTCTCCTTATTTTCACTTAAAAGCTACGTAATTCACGTTAGAGCAACTCCATCAAATAACGTAAAAAATTTCATAAGAGAGATCATAGGAGAGGAAAAAGCTTTCATCTATTTTGACAATCCCTTATTTGAGGGATTATCAGTTAGGAAAAAGGGGTGGAAGGAGTTTCTCGTCCATAAGAAGGATTCAGATATGTATTCGCCAATTCAAGTTGCCGATTATTTTTCCAACTATTGGTGGAGGTTATTCAAAGGTGAAGTTGAAGATGAGACTAACATGATAGTATCTATGACAGAAAAATTATATTTTTTGAATGAAGGGAAAGTAATTGAATTTAATAAGGAATCAGAAAAGTTAGTTACGTAGCAGTAACATTGCGCTATTCACTGAAAATGTAAAGAAATTATCTAGTCTGTGTAGCATTTGAATACTTAACGCTTATTTTACGAATAGTTTTTGATCAAGAGAATAACCTTAATTTTCAGATACCTCACAAATTAGAAATTATCAGCTAATTCTCCTTAAAACGCATTTTCTAAAGGAAAAAGATTAAAATTAAGATCCTTACTCTTAATTAGCGTAAAGTGTTCAAATAGTACATAAACTAACTTAGCTAGACAAAATGCGGTTATGTTGTTAGTCGCGTTGGTAACTTCGTACTCTATATATAATGAACCATTATACCAAGTAATTGATAGTGAAGTTATGATTAAGCTCTTACTGAATACCATATCATATTGAGAATATGGGAGGGAGTTTCATCAATGAGTATTAGAGGAAGAACCGAAGTTAAAAGTGATGTTATTAGTCGTTTCATGATATGATGGTTAGTATACGGGCACTTCTCATAATAGTTCTTTATGTGTGTGAACTCTGCTGTTCATCAGAAAATACAAAGCAGTAGAAGTTTAAGCGTATTCGTGATGTTGTAATTACCATTAGCAAAGAATGTTGCGACTTACGTTCTAATAGGGACCTATAGTGTTTACTGACATGCCTAACACTCTGTTTGATAGTAGAAATACTTAAATAGTAGTAATTGAGATAGTAACTCGTGGAAAGAGTTAAAGTAACTAGAAATTATCAAGTTACAATACCTGCCTCAATAAGGGAAAAAATAAATCTGAAAGAAGGTGACGTTTTAGAGGTTTACTTAAATGGTGAAGAAATCGTTTTCAGAAAAGTTAAAACTACAAGACCTAGGATAACACTGAATGAAAAAATTACTGTCGAAAAAATTGAAAAATACATTGAGGAGGGATTAAGTGAAAGCGGTGATTGACACAAATGTTCTAATTTTCGACTACGTCGAAAACTCAGAATTTCATAAAGAAGCTGAAGAGTTGTTAGATTACCTAGAAGGATGGGTTATTCCCGCAATAGTTATTCATGAATTCATTTGGTTTTTGAAAAGGGAGAACTTGGACTCTCACATCGATGATGTAAAGGCTTATATAAGGAATGAGAAGAGCGAGATAGTTGGGGAAACGCCTGAAATAATTCTTGACGCTATATCAATTCTTCAGCAGAGAAAACTATCCCTATCTCACTATAACGATTTGATAATATTATCTCATGCAGTGAAGAATAACTTACCATTAGCTACATTTGATGAAGGACTCAAATCAGAATGTAAAAGATTAAAAGTGAAAACTTTACCCTAAAAAGCCATTATACAAGTTGATTTCTGACTTCCTCCCCGCCCTTAAAAAGGCGAAACATTTTTGTAATTTATAGGGCATTACATGCTGTCGCCTCTAACAATTTACACTGTGAATTCGTAGGAAACTGTCTGGTTTTGAACGTTACTCGAAGAGAGAGTTCAAAGAGTAACGTAAGTTTTGAAAAACTACACAATTTGTTAAATAAAAGAGAGAAAAAGGAAAAAGAAAAATTTTTACCTTTTTACAATCTTATAAATCTCCTCCCACATCTCATCTACATCTTCTTGTATTTCCTTTATCTGCTCTTCACTGAGTTTAGCAAATCTGCCTTGCAATTTAAGATATTCTATTACGGGTTTCCTATTCTTCTTATCTAGCAAAGTCTTACTTATACTGGTAAGTCTAAATTCCCCATTCTCTATCTCGAATAATGGCCATATTCCAGTTTCCACTGCAAGTTTAGCTATTTCAATAGTTAGACTGGAATCGAAGTTCCATCCAGGAGGGCATGGCGAAAGTAGGTGGATGTATCTGAAACCGCGAATTTGTTTAGCTTTCTTCACTTTGGCTTCATAATCAAATGGATAAGCTATAGATGCAGTAGCTACGTAGGGCACCTTATGTTCTGCAATTATAAACGGTAATGGTTTCTTAAATTCCCTTTTTCCCTCTGGCGTAGTAGTAGTCCACGCTCCTTTAGGAGTCAAACTTGAACGTTGTATTCCAGTGTTCATGTACGCTTCATTATCGTAGCAAACGTATAGTATATCCTCATTTCTTTCCGCTGCTCCACTTAAAGCGGCGAAGCCTATGTCTGCTGTTCCTCCATCACCTGCCCATACTGCAACTATTGCGTCTTTATCTCCTCTCATTCTCAATGATCTCACTATCCCAGAGGCTATGGACGCTGATGAAGCGAAAGCGCTATGAACGACGGGTACGGTTGAGGGCATTCCGCTGGTATCGCCCATTATTATCGTTGAACACGATGCAGGAACCACTAAGACTGTCTTTTCTCCAAGTACTTCTAATAATATGTCCAGTTCTCTAGGTATTGGACAGCCTGCGCACGCTGCGTTTCCTCTATAGAATTTCGGAATTCTCTTCGGCTGAACGCTCACAATAACCACCTCTCCTCCTCTAATCCATCGTTTAACAGATCTTCCATTACGTTTTGGAAGTGTAAGGGTCTAACGTCTTTTCCTCCTAAACCAGCTATAACGCTATAGACTGGTACCCTGTATCCATAAAGTGCTGATTTGACCTCATTCGCTATAATTCCTCCAGAACCAAAGGAGTAAGCTCTGTCAAATACTATAACTCCCCTCATGGATTTCAAATACTCAATTATTTTCTCTTTGGGAAATGGTCTGAATACGCGAATCTTCAGCAAGCCGACTTTGACTCCTTGGTCTCTTAACCTATCTACAGCTACTTTAGCGTCACCACTCCAAGCTCCCATGGTCACATACATGTACTTGGCATCTTCACATTTATAACACTCAACTAATCCGTATTGCTTTCTTCCACTTATTTTCTCATACTCCCTCATTATCTCCTCTATAACGTTCTTAGCCCTTTCCATAGCTTTCATGGCATCGTATCTGATTTTGAGGTATTCATCTGGCTGTGCTATGGGCCCAATTCCCACTGGGTCAGAGAAATCGATTAAATTGAATTCTCTAGGTGGTAGGAAGGAATCAACTTCGTAGTCCTCCAATACTTCTACTCTCTCCATAGTGTGAGTGAGAATGAAACCGTCAAAGCCTATCATTACAGGCATTATGATCCTTTCATCCTCTGATATTCTGAAGGACTGGATAGTTAGGTCATAGGCTTCTTGAACGTTTTCAGCCATCATTTGAATCCATATGGCATCCCTCTTACTCATGAAGTCTTGATGGTCATCCCAGATGCTCCAAGGTTCAGCTATTGCTCTAGTCGCAACTGCAGCAACTAAGGGAACCCTTTGCCCGCCAGCCCAATATATCATTTCCGTCATGTAAAGAAGACCT
The nucleotide sequence above comes from Sulfolobus tengchongensis. Encoded proteins:
- a CDS encoding DUF3800 domain-containing protein; its protein translation is MFIGIDNSGDFKDSYWVIAIVVSSRSMNEIIEEARKKINKRIIFHATKDSKSVRKAFVETLSLFSLKSYVIHVRATPSNNVKNFIREIIGEEKAFIYFDNPLFEGLSVRKKGWKEFLVHKKDSDMYSPIQVADYFSNYWWRLFKGEVEDETNMIVSMTEKLYFLNEGKVIEFNKESEKLVT
- a CDS encoding AbrB/MazE/SpoVT family DNA-binding domain-containing protein; protein product: MERVKVTRNYQVTIPASIREKINLKEGDVLEVYLNGEEIVFRKVKTTRPRITLNEKITVEKIEKYIEEGLSESGD
- a CDS encoding PIN domain-containing protein: MKAVIDTNVLIFDYVENSEFHKEAEELLDYLEGWVIPAIVIHEFIWFLKRENLDSHIDDVKAYIRNEKSEIVGETPEIILDAISILQQRKLSLSHYNDLIILSHAVKNNLPLATFDEGLKSECKRLKVKTLP
- a CDS encoding 3-methyl-2-oxobutanoate dehydrogenase subunit beta — its product is MVIVSVQPKRIPKFYRGNAACAGCPIPRELDILLEVLGEKTVLVVPASCSTIIMGDTSGMPSTVPVVHSAFASSASIASGIVRSLRMRGDKDAIVAVWAGDGGTADIGFAALSGAAERNEDILYVCYDNEAYMNTGIQRSSLTPKGAWTTTTPEGKREFKKPLPFIIAEHKVPYVATASIAYPFDYEAKVKKAKQIRGFRYIHLLSPCPPGWNFDSSLTIEIAKLAVETGIWPLFEIENGEFRLTSISKTLLDKKNRKPVIEYLKLQGRFAKLSEEQIKEIQEDVDEMWEEIYKIVKR
- a CDS encoding transketolase C-terminal domain-containing protein, which produces MVQALKRRSLALVGNHAVAYAVKQAKPQVLAVYPITPQTTMLEKLSEYISSGQLKAELIRVESEHSAMAAIYGAALAGSRVFTATSSQGLLYMTEMIYWAGGQRVPLVAAVATRAIAEPWSIWDDHQDFMSKRDAIWIQMMAENVQEAYDLTIQSFRISEDERIIMPVMIGFDGFILTHTMERVEVLEDYEVDSFLPPREFNLIDFSDPVGIGPIAQPDEYLKIRYDAMKAMERAKNVIEEIMREYEKISGRKQYGLVECYKCEDAKYMYVTMGAWSGDAKVAVDRLRDQGVKVGLLKIRVFRPFPKEKIIEYLKSMRGVIVFDRAYSFGSGGIIANEVKSALYGYRVPVYSVIAGLGGKDVRPLHFQNVMEDLLNDGLEEERWLL